The Candidatus Neomarinimicrobiota bacterium genome includes a window with the following:
- a CDS encoding thioredoxin family protein has translation MTSEDLKDILSDHLLTLLYFSTPACNVCKVLRPKVETLLSEEPPWHFQYINTEESMEIAGQNLIFTVPTLLLMAEGREITRLSRHFGMHELEAPVRRYAQLFNQFPEESGG, from the coding sequence ATGACTTCTGAAGATCTAAAAGATATCCTGTCTGACCATCTCTTGACGCTGCTCTATTTTTCAACTCCTGCCTGCAATGTCTGCAAAGTGTTGAGACCGAAAGTGGAAACCCTCCTGTCTGAAGAACCCCCCTGGCATTTTCAGTACATAAATACTGAAGAATCCATGGAAATTGCTGGACAGAACCTAATATTTACAGTTCCCACCTTGTTACTTATGGCTGAGGGTCGTGAGATTACTCGCCTTAGTCGTCACTTTGGGATGCACGAGCTGGAAGCACCAGTCCGGCGCTATGCCCAATTGTTCAACCAGTTTCCGGAGGAGAGTGGCGGCTAA